From Salinicola endophyticus:
GGCTCAAGCAGGCCCGCGAGTGGCTGCTGGCGAGCCCGGATGCGCGCCGTGACCGGGTGCTGGCGACCCTGTTGTCGCCCCTGGTGGCGGCGGGTGAGACGGCCTGTCGCAGCGGCGCGCGGCGCCTCGATCAGGCCGCGCGGCTGATGGACGAGGCGGCGATCTTCACCATCCACGGCTTCTGCCAGCGCATGCTCACCCGCCACGCCTTCGATGCCGGCGCACGCTTCTCCGCTGAGCTTTTGCAGGAGGGGCGCACGCTGCTGACGCAGGTGGTCGAGGACTACTGGCGGCGCGAATTCTACCCGCTCGATGCACGCTGGCAGCGTCAGATCCGCGCCCACTGGAGCGGCCCGGAGGCACTGGCCGCGGCGCTGGCGCCACTGCTCAAGGATGGCCAGCCGCAGCCGCTTTGGGTCGGCGGCGAGGCAGTCACCGCGCCGCCCTCGCTCGAGACCCTGTTCGCCGGCGCCGAACGCACGCTCGGCGCGCGCGAGACGATCGAAGCGGAGGTGGCCGCCAGCTGGGACGAGACGGCAATCCGCGAGACGCTCGCACAGGCGTTCGAGACGGGGGCGCTCAACAAGCGCAGCTACAAGGCCGAGGAGCTGGAGACACGCCTGGCGGCCTACGCCGCCTGGCTCACCCGCGGCGAGTTCGAGGCGGCGGAGGAGATCAGCGACAGCAGCGGGCGCTTCTGGCTGGGCCAGGCCAAGCTCGATGGCGCTACCCGCAAGGGCGCCACGCCGCCGGCGCACCCCTTCTTCGCCGCGCTCGACCGCCTGGCCGAGCAGGGCCGGCCGTTCGATGCGATCGCCGCCCGGGTACTGGTGCATGCCCGCGACCGCGTGGCCCAGGCCTTTGCCCAGGAGAAACGCCGCCAGGGCGTGTGGGAGTTCGCCGATCTGCTCAACGATCTGGATGGGGCACTGACCCCGGCGGCGGGAGCCGGCGACGAGGCCGCCGCCTGGCGCCTGGCGGCGCGCATCCGGCACGAGCTGCCGGTGGCGCTGATCGACGAGTTCCAGGACACCGACCCGGTACAGTACCGCATCTTTTCGCGGCTCTACCGCGCGCCGCAGAGCGACCCGGCGACCACGGCGCTGCTGATGATCGGTGACCCCAAGCAGGCGATCTACGCCTTCCGCGGCGCCGATATCCATACCTACCTGCGCGCCCGGCGGGCCACCCCGAGCCGCTTCACTCTGCTGCGCAACTTCCGCTCCACCGAGGCCATGGTGGCGGCGACCAATGCGCTCTTCGCCGGCCATCCCGAGCCCTTCGGCAGCGCCGAGATCCCTTTCGTGGCGGTGGACGCCAGCGCCAAGTCGACGCGTCTGGTGACCCGCGACGGCGCACCGGTGGCGGCACTCGGCGCCTGGTGGCCGGATAGCGAACGCTACGCCCAGGGCGACTACCAGGCGCGCATGGCGACGGCGACTCGGGCCGAGGTGCAGCGGCTGCTGGAGGGGGCCTGGCGCTTTACCGGCGAGCACGGCGAGCGCAGGCTCCAGCCCGCCGATATCGCGATTCTGGTGCGCAATGGCCCCGAGGCGCTCAAGGTGCGCCGGGCGCTGGCCGAGGGCGGCATTCGCAGCGTCTATCTCAGCGAGCGCTCCAGCGTGTTCGATACCCCGCAGGCGTTCGAGTTGTTGCAGCTGTTCGAAGCGGTGGCGCAGCCGCGTCAGGACACCCGGCTCAAGGCGGCGCTCGCCTCGCGGCTGCTCAACGACAGCCCCACGGCGCTGGAGGCACTGCTCGCCGACGAGCTGGCCTGGGAGCGCGAGGTCGAGCGTTTCGGTGACTATCACCGGCTGTGGCAGCGGCGCGGGGTGCTGCCGATGCTGCGCGCGGTGATGCGCGATTTTCGCATCGCCGAGCGCCTGGCCGCCCGCGCCGACGGCGAGCGCGCGCTGACCGACCTGTTGCATCTGGGCGAGCTGGCCCAGGCCGCACAGCAGCTACTCGATGGCGAGCAGGCGCTGCTGCGCTGGTGGCACCGGGCGCTGCAGGCGGGGGAGACGAGTCTCGACAGCCAGGCCCTGAGCCAGCGCCTGGAGAGCGACGAGGAGCTGGTGCAGGTGATTACCGTGCACAAGTCCAAGGGGTTGGAGTATCCCATCGTGCTGCTGCCGTTCGTCTGCTCCCACCGCCCGGCGGAGCCCGACCGCCAGACCCAGCTGCTGGCGCTGCGCCCGCCCGAGGGTGAGGGCAGCGTGATGGTCGCCGGCGCAGACGAGACGCAGCGGCGCGATGCCGATCTGGCGCGGCTCGACGAGGAGGTGCGGCTGCTCTACGTGGCGCTGACCCGGGCGATCTACGCCTGCCGCCTGGGCGTCGCCCATGTGGGGCGCGGGCGTAGCCGCGGCGGCTGTCTCCACGAGACCGCGCTGGGGCGGCTGCTCGGCAGCCAGGCCGAGGATGACGGCGAGGCACTGCTGGCGCGCCTGCAGGCCGGCCAGCGCGCCGGCTGGCTCGAGCTTTCGGCGCCTCCCGAACCGCCGGCCTGGCGCCTGCGCCAGGCCCAGGCGGCGGGCGCGACCAAGCCGGCGCGGCGTTTCCGGGGGACGATCGACGACGACTGGTGGATCGCCTCCTATACGGCGCTGATCGCCGATGCTCGGCTGGGCGCCGGCGAGGATCTGCCGGCGACGCTGGATGTCGAGGTGAGCCAGGAGCGCGACCCGGTACCGCGGCCGCGGATTCGCACGCTGATCGATTTCCCGCGCGGGCCACGGCCGGGCACCTTTCTGCACGGCCTGCTCGAACGCCTCGACTTCGACCGCCTGGCAACGCCGGGCTACGCCCAGGAGGTGCGCCGCGAGGTAGCGCGCAGCCTGGCCCTGGGCGGCTACGAGGCGGACTGGGCCGAGCTGCTCGGCGACTGGCTCACCCAGCGCCTGTGCCAGCCGCTGCTGCGCGGTGCCGCCGGCGAGGTGCGCCTGACCGCGCTCTCGGCGTGGCGCACCGAACTCGAATTCTGGCTGCCGGCGACGGCGGCCTGGAGCGCGCCCCTCGATCGCCTGGTGAGCCGGCTGGAGCCGCTGCCCGGGCAGCGCCCGCGGCTGGCGCCGCGCAAGCTCAACGGCATGCTCAAGGGCTATATCGATCTGGTGTTCGAGGCCCACGGGCGCTGGTACGTGCTCGACTGGAAATCCAACCATCTCGGCGATGACCCCGCCGACTATATGGGCGAGCGGCTGGCGGCGGCGATGGTCGCCCACCGTTACGATCTGCAGTACGTGCTCTACGTGCTGGCGCTGCATCGGCTGCTCGCGGCGCGCCTGGAGGATTATGACTATGCCCGCCACATGGGCGGGGCCTGCTATGTGTTCCTGCGCGGACTAGCGCCGGCGGCTGTCGATACGGCGCCCGACCCCGCGCCGGGGGCTGTCCGTGAGGTGCCTGCCGATACGGCGCCCGACCCCGCGCCGGGGGCTGTCCATGAGGTGCCTGCCGATACGCCGCCCGACGCCGCGCCAGAAGCTGTCCGTGAGGTGCTTGCCGACCCCGCGCCGGGGGCTTTCAATACGGCGCCCGACGCCGCGCCGGGTGTGTTCTTCCGGCGCCCGTCACAGGCACTGATCGAGGCGCTGGATGCCTGGCTCGATGGCGACGAGGGCCCGGCCAATGCGCTGCTGGCAATGGCCGAGGAGATCGAGACATGACCCAGGATCGCGGCACGACATCGCAGCCGCGCGAGAGTGGCCAGTTCGCGCTCGACCTGGCGGCGCCGGCGCCGATGGTGCTGCAGCGTGAGGGGCTGTTCGCGGCCCTGGCACTGTGGGTCGAGCTGGGCTGGCTGCGTCAGCTCGACCGCCACTTCGCGCGCTTTCTCGCCGCCCACGATGGCGATCACGATAACGATCACACCACCGGCGGCGGCCCGCTGGTGTGGCTGGCGGGAGCGCTGGTGAGCCATCAGGCGGGGCGCGGCCATGTCTGCCTGTCACTAACGCGCACACTGGCGGCGCCGCACTCGGCGCTGTCGCTGCCGCCACTGGATGGCGGCGAGCCACCGGCCACGCCGGTGACGCTGCCGGAGCAGCTACTGGCCGGACTCGATCTCGCCGACTGGTGTGAGCGGCTGGCAGCCTCGCCACTGGTGGCCAGCGCCGAGACCGCCGTCACCAGCGCCACGCCGCTGGTGCTGGAGGGGGAGCGGCTCTATCTGCGCCGCTACTGGCAGGCGGAGCGCGGGGTCGCGGCGCGGCTGCGCCAGCGGTTGGGCGGTACGCTCCCGGTGAGCGACGCCATGGCCGCGCCGCTGGCAGAGCTCTTCGCCGGCAACGCGCGCTCGGCGGCTGATCCAGCGACGCACGGCCCCGACTGGCAGCGGGTCGCCTGCGCGCTGGCGCTGCGCCAGCGGCTGACGATCATCTCCGGCGGCCCGGGCACCGGCAAGACCACCACGGTGACGCGGCTGCTGGCGCTGTTGCAGCAGCAGGCGCTGGACGCCGGGGCGGCGCTGCGGATCCGCCTGGCTGCACCCACCGGCAAGGCCGCCGCGCGGCTGTCGGAGTCGATCGCCGGCGCGGTGGCCAAGCTACCGGTGGCGGAACACGTGCGCGCGGCGATTCCGCAGGAGGCACAGACCCTGCACCGGCTGCTCGGGGCGCGGCCGGACACGCGCCATTTCCGCCACGACGCCGAGACGCCACTGAGTCTCGACCTGCTGGTGGTCGATGAGGCCTCGATGGTCGATCTGGAGATGATGGCCGCGCTGCTGGCGGCGCTGCCGCCCCAGGCGCGGCTGATCCTGCTCGGCGACAAGGATCAGCTCGCCTCGGTGGAGGCGGGCTCGGTGCTCGGCGATCTCTGCGTGGGTGCCGGGGTAGAGCGTGAGGTCGGCTACACCGAGGCGACCCGCGCCTATCTGGCACGGGTCGGTGGCGAGTCGCTGCCGCCGGCGATGGGCGCCAACCCGCTGGCCGATCATGTGGCGATGCTGCGCCGCAGCTTTCGCTTCCACGCCGACAGCGGTATTGGCGCGCTGGCGCGGGCCGCCAATGCCGGCGAGGGTGACGCCTTCCTCGACTGTCTGGGGGCGGGCTATGCCGATATCGAACGTATCGCCAGCGAGGGTGCGGCCTTCGAGCGCCGCGTGGTGGACGGCTACCGGGCGCTGTTCGCGGCCCTCGCCCGCGGTGCGCCCGCCGGCGAGCTGCTGGCGCTGCAGGGCCGTTTCCAGGTGCTGTGCGCCCTGCGCCGGGGGGAGTGGGGCGTCGAGGGGCTCAACGCGCGCATTGCCCAGATTCTGCTTCGCCAGGGGTTCATCGCGCGCACCGACGGCTGGTATGCCGGGCGCCCGGTGATGGTGACCCACAACGACCCTCAGCTGGGGCTCTACAACGGCGACCTGGGGCTGACCCTGGCCGACGCCGAGGGGCGTCTGCGGGTCTGCTTCGTGCAGGGGGATGGCGTGCGCCAGGTGCTGCCCTCGCGCCTGGATGCCGCCGCCACTGCCTTCGCCATGACCGTGCACAAGTCCCAGGGCTCGGAGTTCGAGCATGTGCTGTTCGTGCTGCCGGCGCGGGCCAACCCGATCGTCACCCGCGAGCTGATCTACACTGGCGTCACCCGGGCACGTTCACGTCTGAGCCTGGCGCTGGCGGCGGGGGCCGGGCAGAGCCGCACGCTGCGCGAGGCGATCGCCCGACGCGTGGTGCGCGAGAGCGCGATCGCCGAGCGCCTGTTGTGCGATGCGCCCGCACACGAGAGAGACGAGCGCGCGCTCGAAACGCCGCGGCCCTGAGTCACTGGCCGTGAATCAGCAGCGACTCCCAATCACCCCACAAGGAACCGGGTATGACCGACGTGCAACGCGTTCTCCACTGGCAGGATCTGACCGGCCCGGAGCTGGCCGCGCAGGTCGACGCACGCACGGTGGCGGTACTGCCGCTGGCGGCGATCGAGCAGCATGGCGCGCATCTGCCGCTCTCCACCGATCTGGATATCGGACTGGGCCTGCTGGCAGCCGCCACGTCCGAGCTGGACAACCACGAGCTGCGCAACTCGGGCACGGTGGTGGTGCTGCCGCCGCTGGCGCTGGGGGCGAGTCTCGAACACACCGCCTTCTGCGGCACCCTGAGCCTGATGCCGGAGGCGGCGATCGGCGTGATCGAGGCGCTGGGGGAGGCGGTGAGCCGGGCCGGTATCCGCCGCCTGGTGCTGTTCAACAGCCACGGCGGCAACAAGGCGGTGATCGATCTGGCCGCGCTCAAGCTGCGCGCGGCCCATGCCATGCTGGTGGTCAAGGCCAACTACTTCCGCTTCGCCCCGCCGCCCGAGGCGCTCCCCGCCGCCGAGCTGCGCCACGGCCTCCACGGCGGTGCGCTGGAGACCGCCATGATGCTGCATCTGGCGCCGGAGAAGGTGCGCCGCGAGGCGCTGACCAACGCGATTTCCGAGGCCCAGCGTCAGGCCGATGCTGGCGCACGGCTGGGTCCCGAGGGCGACGCCGGCTACGCCTGGATGGCTCAGGATCTGCACCCGAGCGGGGTTACCGGGGATGCCACGCTGGCCGATGCCGCTACCGGGCGTCGACTGGTGGTGCACTTCGCGACGCGACTGGCAGAGGTGATCGAGGCCGCTGCCGAGTTCGATCTCTCGACGTTGCGCTAGGCTGGCGGGCGAGCGGCGCCGGTGGTCGGCGCCGCTCGCTGCGTGGGGGGAGCGTGAGAAGCGGGGGTTACTTGGTCACCGGGCGCTTGAACGGCGCCACTCGGCTATCGCTCTCCTGGCCCAGCACCTCTTCCAGCCAGTGGCCGGCGCGCTTGGCCTTGGCATCCAGATAGCGCCGGTTCTGCCGCGTCAGTTTGCCGTAGACGCCGCGCCGATTGACCACTTCAATGCCGCCCTGGGCCATGGCGTTGAGCTTCTCCGGGTTGTTGGTGAGCAGCTCGATGCGCTGGATCTTCAGCTGTTCGAGCATCTCCAGGGCGACACCATAGGTGCGCTCGTCCTCACCGAAGCCGAGTACCTGATCGGCATCCACGGTGTCGAGCCCGCCATCCTGCAGGGTGTAGGCGCGCAGCTTGTTGGCCAGGCCGATACCGCGCCCCTCCTGGGCCAGATAGAGCAGCACGCCGCCGCCGCGCTCGTCGATCGCGCGCACGCTCTCGCGCAGCTGCTCGCCGCAGTCGCAGCGCAGGCTGCCGAACAGGTCGCCGGTGAGACAGGCCGAGTGCAGACGCACTGGCACGGCATCGTTCCAGGCCTGCGGGTCACCGATCAGGATGGCGATGTGCTCGCGCATGCCGTCGGCCTCGCGGAACATCACGAAGCGGCTCTCCTCGGCGTGGGAGAGCGGGATCTGCGCTTCGCTGGTGCGCTTGAGAAAGTGCGAGCGGTGCTCGGCGTAGGCCGCGACCTGCTCGGCGGGCAGCGCCAGCACCGAGCCTTCGGCGACCAGCGCTTCGACCTGGGCGCGGCGCTCGGCGGTAACGTCGGCCACCACCGCCGCCGGGATCAGCAGGCCGATACGCATCATCTCCAGCGCCGCCTGAGCGCCGGATGAAGCCGCTCTCGGGCGGCTGTCGGCGGGCAGGCGCTGGTCCTCGGCGCTGGCCCAGGCGATCACCTCCTCGGCGGTGTCGGCGGCGTCGATCGGCAGCAGCGCTGCGGCGTGTTCGGTCTCGACCCCCAGCCGGGCCAGGCGGTGGCGGGTCAGGGCCAGGGTCGGCTGGCTGCCGCTCAGCGCCTGCAGGGCCGCCAGTGCCTCGTCGTCGCAGCCTTCCAGCGGATGGACCATGACATCGCTACCCTCGGCCCGTACCAGTACCGGCAGGCCGCGTCTCAGGTCGAAAATCGCTCGCTCTACCTGTCGCATCTCATATCTCCTTACGCATCTTCCATGATTCAAGCCGGTGTTTGGGAACCGCTGCCTAAATGCCTGCACGAGCGAATGACTACGTTGCGCGGTACTCGAAGGCTCGCCTAACCCCAAGTTATGTCTCGCGTGACGCGTTGCCTTTGGCAACTTGCCCTGACGGGCCGCCCTACGGGCGTTCTCTACGCGCTGCTTCGAGTCTGCGCTCCGTGCGCCTTGTCCTTCATCTCGTTCGACGATTTATTCAACGCTTCCTTTGCTGCTTCACCGCTGGGCGTCGGCTCGCGCGCTTCCGCCAGCGGTAGGGTTTGCTAACCTTGCACGCGTGATCTCCGTGTCGCGCAACGACGCTCGCTGCGTCCTTTCCCTCAGTCTGGCCGAGGAGTACCCATGACCACCAGTTTCGAGAGCGCCACGATGATCGATACGCCGCTCGCCTGGCGTTGGATTCGTGATATCGCCGCGGCGACGCGACGCCAGCGTTTCGACGGCAGGGTCGAGCGAGACGGTCTGCGCCTCGAGGTCGATGCCGAAGGTAGCTGGCACAGCGATGCCGAGGCGAGCAGCGACGCGGCGCAGCTGCTGTCGATCTGGCTGCCCTGGTGCGTCGCCGATCTCAGCCGGGGTCCGCGGCTCATCGCCCAGCTCGGCCAGAGTCTGGATGGGCGCATCGCCACGGTCAGCGGCGCCTCCCACTACGTCACCGGCCCCCTCAGTCTGGTTCATCTTCACCGCACCCGCGCGCTGGTGGATGCGGTGGTGGTCGGTGCCGGCACGGTGGACGCCGATGACCCCCAACTGACGGTGCGCCACGTGGAGGGCGACAATCCGCTGCGGGTGGTCCTCGATCCGCGCGCCCGGGTCTGCGCCACGCGGGGGGTATTCACCCGCGACCCGGCCCCGACCTGGCATCTGGTGGCCGCGGCGCGCGCCGCGCAGGCCACTGCCGAGATGGCCGCCCAGGGCGCTGATCACGTCACGGTCAAGCCGCTGCGTGTCGATGCCGCCGGGGCCGATCCGGCCGAGGTGGTGGCGCTGCTGGCCGAGGGCGGCTGCCGGCGCATTCTGGTCGAGGGCGGCGGTCTGACCATCTCGCGCTTCCTCGACGCTGGCCGGCTCGATCGTCTGCACAGCGTAGTGGCACCGATGATCATCGGCTCCGGCCGCCCGGCGCTGACGCTGCCCGAGATCGAGACGCTGGACCGGGCGCTGCGTCCCGCCTGCCGCCACTTCAGCCTGGGCGAAGACATGCTGTTCGACTTCGACCTGCGCCGTGGTGTGGCGACCTGAGGCAAGCGTCACGGACGCCGACAGACGATGTTCTGCGCCCATCAGCCGATCTCCCTGTCGCTGGCCACGGCGGCCCGCGGCGCGACACTGTCGTGGCGCCGCTCGGCCCAGTGGTCGCGGGCCAGTACCAGGGCGCCGGGCAGACTGCCCAGCAGGATCAGCAGGCCGTAGGTGATCGACAGGGTCACCCCCTCCTGGGCCGGCAGCCCGGCCAGTGGCCAGATCAGCGCCGCGGCACCTTCGCGCAATCCCCAGCCGGCCACGCTCAGCGGGATTGCCATCGCCAGCAGCAGCGGCGGAATCAGCGGCAGCAGCACGTCCAGCGAGCGCGGCAGCTCCAGCGCCCGGGCGGCGCACACGAACACGGACACGTAAGTGGCCACCACCAGCAGGGAACTGAGCAACTGGCGCGGCCAGACATGGGACCCCAGCAGCGCCTGACGCAGATCCTGCCCCAGCCGCGCCAGCGCTCGGCCCAGTCGCCGACGCCAGAGGCTGGCCACCGCGATCAGTGCCAATAGCGCCGTGGCGGCGATGGCCCATCCCCAGCTCAGGCGCGCGCTACCCAGGTTGGCGACGATGGCCTCGCGCAGCGGCGCTGCCGCCGCCAGGGTGACCAGGGCGACCAGCACCAGCGCGATCTGCCCCGAGGCGCGTTCGATCACCACCGCGCGGATCGCCGCGCCGCGCTGGCCGGCATCGGTGTGGCTGCCGTGGCGCCAGGCGCGGGTGGCATCACCCATCACGCCACCGGGCAGGACCTGATTGAGGAAGGTCGCCAGGTAGTACTCGCGCAGAGCGCGGGGCCAGGGCAGGGCGATGCCCACATGGTGCGCGGTGAGACGCCAGCGCCAGGCGGAAATCATGACCTGGGGCAGGCTCAGCGCGATGCCCGCAACGACCCACAGGGGCGACAGCGCGCCGAGCCGTGCCACGATCTCGCCGGTGTTCAACTGCCAGGCGAGCGTGGCCAGCAGCGCCAGGGTGACCCCCAGGCGCAGCAGCGCGGCATGCCGGGATCTCACGCTGGCCGATCCTGAGACGTTTCGAAGGACGTGTCGAACGACATCCCCGGGGGAGAGTCCGGCGGTAGGGCGAGCAGGTCGCGGTGACCCAGGGTCAGCATCAGCCGGCCGGCGTCGAGCGCCGACAGACGCGTCCGGTACCAGTTTTCGATGCGTGTCGCCTGCGCCGGTGCCTGCTCCAGCAGCGCCGTCCGCCAGCCCGCGATCAGTGCGTCGATCAGCGGCCAGGTCTCGCGGCCCAGGCGCCAGGGTGAGGGCGCTTCGCGCAGATGGTAGCCGTGGCGCAGGAACGCCTGCTTGAGATAGGTGGGGGCGAGGGTGCCGAGCGCCTCACCGGCGCCCTTGTCGCGCTGCTGATGGGCGGCGAGAGTGTCGAACACGAAGCGGTCGTCGCCATCTTCCAGGGTCTTGCCGGCGCTGTCCTGGAAGTGAATCTCGCCATCCACGCTGAGCGTGAACAGCACGGCGCAGCCCAGCTCGCGGCAGCGCGCGGCGAGGGCGTCGATCCACTCGGCCGAGACCAGATCGAACAGCGCCGAGGCCGTGACCAGGTCGGCGCCTGTCAGTGCCTCATCCAGCGCCTGTGCCAGCGTGGCCTCG
This genomic window contains:
- the recD gene encoding exodeoxyribonuclease V subunit alpha, whose protein sequence is MTQDRGTTSQPRESGQFALDLAAPAPMVLQREGLFAALALWVELGWLRQLDRHFARFLAAHDGDHDNDHTTGGGPLVWLAGALVSHQAGRGHVCLSLTRTLAAPHSALSLPPLDGGEPPATPVTLPEQLLAGLDLADWCERLAASPLVASAETAVTSATPLVLEGERLYLRRYWQAERGVAARLRQRLGGTLPVSDAMAAPLAELFAGNARSAADPATHGPDWQRVACALALRQRLTIISGGPGTGKTTTVTRLLALLQQQALDAGAALRIRLAAPTGKAAARLSESIAGAVAKLPVAEHVRAAIPQEAQTLHRLLGARPDTRHFRHDAETPLSLDLLVVDEASMVDLEMMAALLAALPPQARLILLGDKDQLASVEAGSVLGDLCVGAGVEREVGYTEATRAYLARVGGESLPPAMGANPLADHVAMLRRSFRFHADSGIGALARAANAGEGDAFLDCLGAGYADIERIASEGAAFERRVVDGYRALFAALARGAPAGELLALQGRFQVLCALRRGEWGVEGLNARIAQILLRQGFIARTDGWYAGRPVMVTHNDPQLGLYNGDLGLTLADAEGRLRVCFVQGDGVRQVLPSRLDAAATAFAMTVHKSQGSEFEHVLFVLPARANPIVTRELIYTGVTRARSRLSLALAAGAGQSRTLREAIARRVVRESAIAERLLCDAPAHERDERALETPRP
- the recB gene encoding exodeoxyribonuclease V subunit beta produces the protein MSERVVALELDTLPLTGRHLIEASAGTGKTFTLAALYVRLVLGPLPGRETLDFPRPLTPPEILVVTFTEAATAELRERIRARLKQAREWLLASPDARRDRVLATLLSPLVAAGETACRSGARRLDQAARLMDEAAIFTIHGFCQRMLTRHAFDAGARFSAELLQEGRTLLTQVVEDYWRREFYPLDARWQRQIRAHWSGPEALAAALAPLLKDGQPQPLWVGGEAVTAPPSLETLFAGAERTLGARETIEAEVAASWDETAIRETLAQAFETGALNKRSYKAEELETRLAAYAAWLTRGEFEAAEEISDSSGRFWLGQAKLDGATRKGATPPAHPFFAALDRLAEQGRPFDAIAARVLVHARDRVAQAFAQEKRRQGVWEFADLLNDLDGALTPAAGAGDEAAAWRLAARIRHELPVALIDEFQDTDPVQYRIFSRLYRAPQSDPATTALLMIGDPKQAIYAFRGADIHTYLRARRATPSRFTLLRNFRSTEAMVAATNALFAGHPEPFGSAEIPFVAVDASAKSTRLVTRDGAPVAALGAWWPDSERYAQGDYQARMATATRAEVQRLLEGAWRFTGEHGERRLQPADIAILVRNGPEALKVRRALAEGGIRSVYLSERSSVFDTPQAFELLQLFEAVAQPRQDTRLKAALASRLLNDSPTALEALLADELAWEREVERFGDYHRLWQRRGVLPMLRAVMRDFRIAERLAARADGERALTDLLHLGELAQAAQQLLDGEQALLRWWHRALQAGETSLDSQALSQRLESDEELVQVITVHKSKGLEYPIVLLPFVCSHRPAEPDRQTQLLALRPPEGEGSVMVAGADETQRRDADLARLDEEVRLLYVALTRAIYACRLGVAHVGRGRSRGGCLHETALGRLLGSQAEDDGEALLARLQAGQRAGWLELSAPPEPPAWRLRQAQAAGATKPARRFRGTIDDDWWIASYTALIADARLGAGEDLPATLDVEVSQERDPVPRPRIRTLIDFPRGPRPGTFLHGLLERLDFDRLATPGYAQEVRREVARSLALGGYEADWAELLGDWLTQRLCQPLLRGAAGEVRLTALSAWRTELEFWLPATAAWSAPLDRLVSRLEPLPGQRPRLAPRKLNGMLKGYIDLVFEAHGRWYVLDWKSNHLGDDPADYMGERLAAAMVAHRYDLQYVLYVLALHRLLAARLEDYDYARHMGGACYVFLRGLAPAAVDTAPDPAPGAVREVPADTAPDPAPGAVHEVPADTPPDAAPEAVREVLADPAPGAFNTAPDAAPGVFFRRPSQALIEALDAWLDGDEGPANALLAMAEEIET
- the ribA gene encoding GTP cyclohydrolase II RibA; this translates as MRQVERAIFDLRRGLPVLVRAEGSDVMVHPLEGCDDEALAALQALSGSQPTLALTRHRLARLGVETEHAAALLPIDAADTAEEVIAWASAEDQRLPADSRPRAASSGAQAALEMMRIGLLIPAAVVADVTAERRAQVEALVAEGSVLALPAEQVAAYAEHRSHFLKRTSEAQIPLSHAEESRFVMFREADGMREHIAILIGDPQAWNDAVPVRLHSACLTGDLFGSLRCDCGEQLRESVRAIDERGGGVLLYLAQEGRGIGLANKLRAYTLQDGGLDTVDADQVLGFGEDERTYGVALEMLEQLKIQRIELLTNNPEKLNAMAQGGIEVVNRRGVYGKLTRQNRRYLDAKAKRAGHWLEEVLGQESDSRVAPFKRPVTK
- a CDS encoding creatininase family protein; translation: MTDVQRVLHWQDLTGPELAAQVDARTVAVLPLAAIEQHGAHLPLSTDLDIGLGLLAAATSELDNHELRNSGTVVVLPPLALGASLEHTAFCGTLSLMPEAAIGVIEALGEAVSRAGIRRLVLFNSHGGNKAVIDLAALKLRAAHAMLVVKANYFRFAPPPEALPAAELRHGLHGGALETAMMLHLAPEKVRREALTNAISEAQRQADAGARLGPEGDAGYAWMAQDLHPSGVTGDATLADAATGRRLVVHFATRLAEVIEAAAEFDLSTLR
- a CDS encoding RibD family protein, giving the protein MTTSFESATMIDTPLAWRWIRDIAAATRRQRFDGRVERDGLRLEVDAEGSWHSDAEASSDAAQLLSIWLPWCVADLSRGPRLIAQLGQSLDGRIATVSGASHYVTGPLSLVHLHRTRALVDAVVVGAGTVDADDPQLTVRHVEGDNPLRVVLDPRARVCATRGVFTRDPAPTWHLVAAARAAQATAEMAAQGADHVTVKPLRVDAAGADPAEVVALLAEGGCRRILVEGGGLTISRFLDAGRLDRLHSVVAPMIIGSGRPALTLPEIETLDRALRPACRHFSLGEDMLFDFDLRRGVAT
- a CDS encoding lysylphosphatidylglycerol synthase transmembrane domain-containing protein — encoded protein: MRSRHAALLRLGVTLALLATLAWQLNTGEIVARLGALSPLWVVAGIALSLPQVMISAWRWRLTAHHVGIALPWPRALREYYLATFLNQVLPGGVMGDATRAWRHGSHTDAGQRGAAIRAVVIERASGQIALVLVALVTLAAAAPLREAIVANLGSARLSWGWAIAATALLALIAVASLWRRRLGRALARLGQDLRQALLGSHVWPRQLLSSLLVVATYVSVFVCAARALELPRSLDVLLPLIPPLLLAMAIPLSVAGWGLREGAAALIWPLAGLPAQEGVTLSITYGLLILLGSLPGALVLARDHWAERRHDSVAPRAAVASDREIG
- a CDS encoding class I SAM-dependent methyltransferase → MNTSSPLAADAHFSDTWLTLREPVDHRARDAQLTHAADHWLAQRASASTAATLVDLGCGSGSNLRYLAPRLHTPQRWRLVDHDPSLLEHARSRCDTLASAAGEPIQLTVHEATLAQALDEALTGADLVTASALFDLVSAEWIDALAARCRELGCAVLFTLSVDGEIHFQDSAGKTLEDGDDRFVFDTLAAHQQRDKGAGEALGTLAPTYLKQAFLRHGYHLREAPSPWRLGRETWPLIDALIAGWRTALLEQAPAQATRIENWYRTRLSALDAGRLMLTLGHRDLLALPPDSPPGMSFDTSFETSQDRPA